A single Streptomyces sp. Edi2 DNA region contains:
- a CDS encoding SWIM zinc finger family protein: MTPRPASGRAAAADRLARADRSRTFPPLPARTGARGLFAESWWGSAWLEALETTALDSARLARGRTYARDGHVDTINVTPGRLVATVRGSRPRPYSAEIRLTTLTDQEWDGLLDAIAAEPGQLTALLAKKLPQALAEDGVGLLPGPGDLVSRCSCPDHGRPCKHAAALCFQVARLLDADPFVLLLMRGRGERELLDALSRRNAALTAREARAHPPAAGYPPATTEPPPHRPAPGSGTHHAGTAPGAPAAAGAAPGGPGESATAAGPQALPGVLAKAALADRPRPPLPPPLPAPPRPGQPPALPDADHLPFDPAALEFLAADAAARAHACVSAAGSVRPGDGRAPANGRHSGEGRRPGDGRPPGEGRAPGDGRRPGDEQPPAPSPFPALPVWEDAVRLAATAHPTAGLTSATRALYRDLAAATGRTATDVARSVAAWRQGGREGLALLEAAWNPPAGDFDRARSALLAADLPALRPRHNHLTDAERGIQLRFGHDHRWYPYESEPNTEDWWPTGPADPDPVGALTTLLAR, from the coding sequence ATGACTCCCCGCCCTGCCTCCGGGCGCGCCGCCGCCGCGGACCGGCTGGCCCGCGCCGACCGCTCGCGCACCTTCCCGCCCCTGCCGGCCCGGACCGGGGCCCGCGGGCTGTTCGCCGAATCCTGGTGGGGCAGCGCCTGGCTGGAGGCGCTGGAGACCACGGCCCTCGACAGCGCCCGGCTGGCCCGCGGCCGGACCTACGCCCGTGACGGCCATGTCGACACCATCAACGTCACCCCGGGCCGCCTCGTCGCCACCGTACGCGGCAGCAGACCCCGCCCCTACAGCGCGGAGATCCGCCTCACCACCCTCACCGACCAGGAGTGGGACGGACTCCTGGACGCCATCGCCGCGGAGCCCGGACAGCTCACCGCCCTGCTGGCCAAGAAGCTGCCCCAAGCCCTGGCCGAGGACGGGGTGGGCCTCCTCCCGGGGCCGGGCGATCTCGTTTCCCGGTGTTCCTGCCCCGACCACGGCAGGCCCTGCAAACACGCCGCCGCGCTCTGCTTCCAGGTCGCCCGCCTCCTGGACGCCGACCCGTTCGTCCTCCTGCTGATGCGCGGCCGCGGGGAACGCGAACTCCTCGACGCGCTCTCCCGCCGCAACGCCGCCCTCACCGCCCGCGAGGCCCGTGCGCACCCACCCGCCGCCGGCTACCCACCCGCCACCACCGAGCCGCCCCCGCACCGCCCCGCGCCCGGAAGCGGGACCCACCACGCCGGCACCGCACCGGGCGCCCCGGCCGCCGCCGGCGCGGCCCCCGGGGGGCCCGGGGAGTCCGCGACAGCGGCCGGGCCGCAGGCGCTCCCCGGCGTCCTCGCCAAGGCGGCGCTCGCCGACCGCCCCCGCCCGCCGCTCCCGCCACCGCTGCCGGCCCCGCCCCGCCCCGGCCAGCCGCCCGCCCTGCCGGACGCCGACCACCTCCCCTTCGACCCCGCCGCCCTCGAATTCCTGGCAGCCGACGCCGCGGCCCGTGCCCATGCCTGCGTATCCGCCGCCGGATCCGTGCGCCCCGGCGACGGGCGGGCCCCCGCGAATGGGCGGCACTCCGGGGAGGGGCGGCGCCCCGGCGACGGACGGCCGCCCGGGGAGGGGCGGGCCCCCGGCGACGGACGGCGCCCCGGCGACGAACAGCCGCCCGCCCCCAGCCCCTTCCCCGCGCTGCCCGTATGGGAGGACGCCGTCCGCCTGGCGGCCACCGCCCACCCCACTGCCGGCCTGACGTCCGCCACCCGGGCCCTGTATCGCGACCTCGCCGCGGCAACCGGCCGGACGGCCACGGACGTGGCCCGCTCGGTCGCCGCCTGGCGGCAGGGCGGCCGCGAAGGCCTCGCCCTCCTCGAAGCCGCCTGGAACCCGCCGGCCGGCGACTTCGACCGGGCCCGCAGCGCTCTCCTCGCCGCGGACCTCCCCGCCCTGCGCCCGCGCCACAACCACCTCACCGACGCGGAGCGCGGCATCCAGCTCCGTTTCGGTCACGACCACCGCTGGTATCCGTACGAATCCGAGCCCAACACCGAGGACTGGTGGCCCACCGGCCCCGCGGACCCCGACCCCGTGGGCGCCCTCACCACCCTGCTCGCGCGATGA
- a CDS encoding cupin domain-containing protein, translated as MPSVAGDPAPASFVVNIPGIADADLEPDPLDPSQIVAGEPVVTGKVLWESPDGQQIRGIWQITPGVVTDTEANELFVVVSGRATIEVEGGSVLEVGPGDACVLREGDRTRWTVHETLRKAYHISL; from the coding sequence GTGCCGTCCGTTGCCGGTGACCCGGCGCCCGCCTCGTTCGTGGTCAACATCCCCGGCATCGCGGATGCCGATCTGGAACCTGACCCGCTGGACCCCTCGCAGATCGTCGCCGGTGAGCCGGTGGTGACGGGCAAGGTGCTGTGGGAGTCCCCCGACGGGCAGCAGATCCGCGGAATCTGGCAGATCACGCCGGGTGTGGTGACGGACACCGAGGCCAATGAGCTGTTCGTGGTCGTCAGCGGGCGCGCCACCATCGAGGTCGAGGGCGGCTCGGTGCTGGAGGTGGGCCCCGGCGATGCCTGCGTCCTGCGCGAGGGCGACCGCACGCGCTGGACCGTGCACGAGACGTTGCGCAAGGCGTATCACATCAGCCTGTAG
- a CDS encoding DEAD/DEAH box helicase, whose product MTRRWAAAGEARPLHDPPTAGPGPGSLGEGGEAGAAPARCAAVFLPAVPGRPPRAGRIALWRPDGGPLPDVGTGEDGEAAPGSDGTSGPGQLTIARRHGNGARSRTFPAVLLPLAEAVPLLVRARHDPAAHPAAACWGAATLHALHLAARGRLLPGLTAEDTDAWRAGPLDPDDIAHLRAIAAAMPAEAHAVPIAGSRPLQVHDPAALVRLYVDAVADALPRTPAARLVAGAPFAASAPQHLPGARDWAAEVAAGVDAGVRLSLRLDLAAHKLFDRGEGNGEDGAEVRSAAAAVLQVHSLTDPTLVTDARGLWDGEESASFGPRSRVDTLLALRRAARVWPPLTRLLEQPVPDVLALSEDELYALLGEAAPRLGAAGVAVHWPRELARGLTATAVLRPAPGSAADGFGFFDTRELLQFRWQAAMDGVPLSEAEMDALAEAHRPVVRLRDQWVLVDPGLVRKARKRELGYLDPAEALATTLNGTAEVDGEEVDVVPEGALAALRGRLTAETRPLPQPPGLRATLRDYQLRGMAWLDTMTSLGLGGCLADDMGLGKTLTVIALHLHRRPGAPVLVVCPASLLGNWQREIERFAPGIPVRRFHGAGRSLDGLTGGFVLTTYGTMRSSAPQLAGHPWAWIVADEAQHVKNPRSSTAKALRSIKAPARIALTGTPVENNLSELWALLDWTTPGLLGSLKTFRALHAREVEGGEDARAAERLARLVRPFILRRKKSDPGIVPELPPKTETDHPVALGREQAALYRAVVRETLSRIETAEGIARRGLVMKLLTALKQICNHPAQYLKEAAPGLAARSGKLELLDELLDTILAEGGATLVFTQYVGMARLLEHHLTHRGIPVQLLHGGTPVAEREKMVDRFQSGDAPVFLLSLKAAGTGLNLTRAGHVIHYDRWWNPAVEEQATDRAYRIGQTRPVQVHRLIAEGTVEDNIAQLLSAKRALADSVLSGGESALTELSDAELADLVSLRRPG is encoded by the coding sequence ATGACCAGGCGGTGGGCGGCGGCAGGGGAGGCCCGGCCGTTGCACGACCCGCCCACGGCCGGGCCCGGGCCCGGGAGCCTGGGGGAGGGCGGGGAAGCCGGCGCTGCGCCGGCGCGCTGCGCCGCGGTCTTCCTGCCCGCCGTGCCCGGGCGGCCGCCGCGCGCCGGAAGGATCGCGCTGTGGCGGCCCGATGGCGGCCCCCTCCCGGACGTCGGCACCGGGGAGGATGGCGAGGCCGCGCCGGGCAGTGACGGGACCTCCGGGCCGGGGCAGCTGACAATCGCCCGCCGTCATGGAAACGGCGCCCGCAGCCGCACCTTCCCCGCCGTGCTGCTTCCCCTGGCCGAGGCCGTCCCCCTGCTGGTCCGTGCCCGGCACGACCCGGCCGCCCACCCGGCCGCCGCCTGCTGGGGCGCGGCCACCCTGCATGCGCTGCATCTCGCCGCCCGCGGCAGACTCCTCCCCGGCCTGACCGCTGAGGACACCGACGCCTGGCGCGCCGGTCCGCTGGACCCCGACGACATCGCACATCTCCGGGCCATCGCCGCCGCCATGCCCGCCGAGGCCCACGCCGTGCCGATCGCCGGCAGCCGCCCGCTCCAGGTGCACGACCCGGCGGCCCTGGTACGGCTCTACGTGGACGCGGTCGCCGATGCGCTGCCGCGTACCCCCGCCGCCCGACTGGTCGCCGGTGCCCCGTTCGCCGCGAGCGCACCCCAGCATCTGCCCGGCGCCCGGGACTGGGCGGCCGAGGTCGCGGCCGGCGTCGACGCCGGGGTGCGCCTCTCCCTGCGCCTCGATCTCGCCGCGCACAAGCTCTTCGACCGGGGAGAGGGTAACGGGGAGGACGGAGCCGAAGTTCGCAGTGCGGCGGCCGCCGTCCTCCAGGTCCACAGCCTCACCGACCCCACCCTGGTGACGGACGCCCGCGGACTGTGGGACGGCGAGGAGTCTGCCTCTTTCGGGCCGCGCTCCCGTGTCGACACCTTGCTCGCCCTGCGGCGCGCCGCCCGTGTCTGGCCCCCGCTCACCCGCCTCCTGGAGCAGCCCGTTCCCGACGTACTGGCGCTCAGTGAGGACGAGTTGTACGCGCTCCTGGGGGAAGCCGCGCCTCGCCTGGGCGCCGCGGGAGTGGCCGTCCACTGGCCCAGGGAACTGGCCCGCGGCCTGACCGCCACGGCGGTGCTGCGCCCGGCACCGGGCTCCGCCGCGGACGGCTTCGGCTTCTTCGACACCCGTGAACTCCTGCAGTTCCGCTGGCAGGCGGCGATGGACGGGGTGCCGCTGAGCGAGGCCGAGATGGACGCCCTCGCCGAGGCGCATCGCCCCGTCGTCCGGCTGCGTGACCAGTGGGTCCTGGTCGACCCCGGGCTGGTCCGCAAGGCCCGCAAACGCGAACTGGGCTACCTGGACCCGGCCGAGGCCCTGGCCACGACGCTCAACGGCACCGCGGAGGTGGACGGCGAGGAGGTCGACGTGGTGCCCGAGGGCGCCCTCGCCGCGCTGCGCGGCCGTCTCACCGCCGAGACACGGCCCCTGCCCCAGCCGCCCGGACTGCGAGCCACCCTCCGCGACTACCAACTACGGGGCATGGCCTGGCTCGACACCATGACCTCCCTCGGTCTGGGCGGCTGCCTCGCCGACGACATGGGACTGGGCAAGACCCTCACCGTCATCGCGCTCCATCTGCACCGCCGGCCCGGCGCACCGGTCCTCGTCGTCTGCCCGGCCTCCCTGCTCGGCAACTGGCAGCGCGAGATCGAGCGCTTCGCCCCCGGTATCCCCGTACGCCGCTTCCACGGCGCCGGCCGCAGCCTCGACGGCCTGACGGGCGGCTTCGTGCTGACGACCTACGGGACGATGCGCAGCAGCGCCCCCCAACTGGCCGGACACCCATGGGCCTGGATCGTTGCCGACGAGGCCCAGCACGTGAAGAATCCGCGCTCCTCGACGGCCAAGGCGCTGCGCAGCATCAAGGCTCCCGCCCGGATCGCCCTCACCGGCACGCCCGTGGAGAACAACCTCTCCGAGCTGTGGGCTCTCCTCGACTGGACGACGCCCGGGCTCCTCGGCTCCCTCAAGACGTTCCGTGCGCTGCACGCCAGGGAGGTCGAGGGCGGCGAGGACGCGCGGGCGGCCGAGCGGCTGGCCAGGCTGGTGCGCCCGTTCATCCTGCGCCGTAAGAAGTCCGATCCGGGCATCGTCCCCGAACTGCCGCCCAAGACCGAGACGGACCACCCGGTGGCGCTGGGGCGCGAACAGGCCGCGCTGTACCGGGCCGTCGTCCGCGAGACCCTTTCCCGGATCGAGACCGCTGAGGGCATCGCCCGCCGCGGCCTGGTCATGAAGCTGCTCACCGCCCTCAAGCAGATCTGCAACCACCCCGCGCAGTACCTCAAGGAGGCCGCGCCCGGTCTCGCCGCCCGCTCCGGGAAGCTCGAACTCCTCGACGAACTCCTGGACACTATCCTCGCCGAGGGCGGCGCCACCCTGGTCTTCACCCAGTACGTCGGCATGGCGCGGCTGCTCGAACACCACCTGACCCACCGGGGCATCCCGGTGCAGCTCCTGCACGGCGGCACCCCCGTCGCCGAACGGGAGAAGATGGTCGACCGCTTCCAGTCGGGCGATGCCCCGGTCTTCCTGCTGTCCCTGAAGGCGGCGGGCACCGGCCTGAACCTGACCCGCGCGGGACACGTGATCCACTACGACCGCTGGTGGAATCCGGCGGTGGAGGAGCAGGCCACCGACCGGGCGTACCGCATCGGCCAGACCCGGCCCGTCCAGGTCCACCGGCTGATCGCCGAGGGCACGGTCGAGGACAACATCGCCCAACTCCTGAGCGCCAAAAGGGCGCTCGCCGACTCCGTGCTCTCCGGTGGCGAGAGTGCGCTCACCGAACTGTCCGATGCCGAACTGGCCGACCTCGTCTCCCTCAGGAGGCCCGGATGA
- the coaE gene encoding dephospho-CoA kinase, whose protein sequence is MVKVGLTGGIGAGKSEVSRLLASYGAVVVDADKIAREVVEPGTPGLAAVVAEFGSDVLAPDGTLDRPKLGRIVFSDPGKLKALNAIVHPLVGARSAELEASAGPDAVVVHDVPLLTENGLAPLYDLVVVVDAAPQTQLDRLVRLRGMAKDEATSRMGAQATREQRLAVADLVIDNDGPLDALEPQVRAVWERLRSA, encoded by the coding sequence ATGGTGAAGGTGGGGCTGACCGGCGGGATCGGTGCGGGCAAGAGTGAGGTTTCGCGCTTGCTGGCGTCGTACGGCGCGGTGGTGGTGGACGCGGACAAGATCGCACGCGAGGTCGTCGAGCCGGGAACGCCCGGACTGGCGGCAGTGGTCGCGGAGTTCGGCAGCGACGTACTCGCGCCGGACGGCACGTTGGACCGGCCGAAGCTGGGCCGGATCGTGTTCTCCGACCCCGGGAAGCTGAAGGCGCTGAATGCGATCGTGCACCCGCTGGTGGGGGCACGGTCGGCCGAACTCGAAGCATCGGCCGGGCCGGACGCGGTGGTGGTGCACGATGTCCCGCTGCTGACCGAGAACGGCTTGGCACCGCTCTACGACCTGGTGGTCGTGGTCGACGCCGCGCCGCAGACCCAGCTGGACCGCTTGGTGCGGCTGCGCGGTATGGCCAAGGACGAGGCCACGTCCCGGATGGGGGCCCAGGCCACCCGCGAACAGCGGCTGGCCGTCGCGGATCTCGTCATTGACAACGACGGGCCGCTGGACGCGCTGGAACCCCAGGTCCGCGCCGTATGGGAGCGGCTGCGGAGCGCCTGA
- a CDS encoding tetratricopeptide repeat protein, giving the protein MPESSPETHVIDFRAAEQLLAARDPRGAIRLLDSVITAHPENTAARLLRARAFFLAAQLRPAELEFQIVLEREPDNAFAHFALGRTLERADRTEEALRHFRLAAALEPRPEFIEAARFAPGQGSDKGDGSGSGDSDRGHPDAGPE; this is encoded by the coding sequence GTGCCCGAGAGCAGCCCCGAGACGCATGTCATCGACTTCCGCGCCGCGGAGCAGCTGTTGGCGGCCCGCGACCCGCGCGGGGCGATCCGGCTGCTGGACTCGGTCATCACCGCGCACCCCGAGAACACCGCGGCCCGACTGCTACGCGCCCGTGCCTTCTTCCTCGCCGCTCAACTGCGGCCCGCGGAACTCGAGTTCCAGATCGTGCTGGAACGCGAGCCGGACAACGCCTTCGCGCACTTCGCGCTCGGCCGCACCCTGGAACGTGCCGACCGTACCGAGGAGGCGCTGCGCCACTTCCGGCTGGCAGCGGCCCTCGAACCGCGCCCGGAGTTCATCGAAGCCGCCCGCTTCGCACCGGGCCAGGGCAGCGACAAGGGTGACGGCAGCGGCAGCGGCGACAGTGATCGCGGCCACCCGGACGCCGGTCCGGAGTAG
- a CDS encoding PAC2 family protein encodes MLDPQGMYEWEPSGLAEVEAIASRDSAGLVLLYHFDGYIDAGETGDQIVERLLDGLPNQVVARFDHDRLVDYRARRPLLTFERNRWTAYETPGIELRLVRDTTDAPFLLLSGPEPDVEWERFAAAVKEIVERLGVRLSVNFHGIPMGVPHTRPVGITPHGNRTDLMPGHGGFFDEAQVPGSAEALIEFRLAEAGHDVLGVAAHVPHYIARSAYPDAALTALEAVMAATGLVLPAAAHSLRTEALRTQEEIERQISEGDEELVALVSGLEHQYDAVAGAESRGNLVAEPVELPSADEIGREFERFLAEREGDGGAGGA; translated from the coding sequence GTGTTGGATCCCCAGGGTATGTACGAATGGGAGCCGAGCGGGCTCGCGGAGGTGGAGGCGATTGCCTCCAGGGACTCCGCCGGACTGGTGCTGCTGTACCACTTCGACGGGTACATCGACGCCGGCGAGACCGGCGACCAGATCGTCGAACGGCTGCTGGACGGCCTGCCGAACCAGGTCGTCGCCCGCTTCGACCACGACCGCCTCGTCGACTACCGAGCCCGCCGCCCGCTGCTCACCTTCGAGCGCAACCGCTGGACCGCCTACGAGACCCCGGGCATCGAGCTGCGGCTCGTACGGGACACCACCGACGCGCCGTTCCTGCTGCTGTCCGGACCCGAACCGGACGTCGAGTGGGAGCGCTTCGCGGCCGCCGTGAAGGAGATCGTGGAACGCCTCGGCGTACGCCTCTCGGTGAACTTCCACGGCATCCCCATGGGCGTGCCGCACACCCGCCCCGTGGGCATCACCCCGCACGGCAACCGCACCGATCTGATGCCCGGGCACGGCGGCTTCTTCGACGAGGCGCAGGTGCCCGGCAGCGCGGAGGCGCTGATCGAGTTCCGGCTGGCGGAGGCGGGGCACGACGTTCTGGGCGTGGCGGCGCACGTACCGCACTACATCGCCCGGTCCGCCTATCCGGATGCCGCGCTGACGGCGCTGGAGGCCGTGATGGCCGCGACCGGGCTGGTGTTGCCGGCCGCCGCGCATTCGCTGCGTACGGAGGCACTGCGGACGCAGGAGGAGATCGAGCGGCAGATCTCGGAGGGCGATGAGGAACTGGTCGCGCTGGTCAGCGGGCTGGAGCATCAGTACGACGCGGTGGCCGGGGCGGAGAGCCGGGGGAACTTGGTGGCCGAGCCGGTGGAACTGCCGTCGGCCGATGAGATCGGCAGGGAGTTCGAGCGCTTCCTGGCGGAGCGCGAGGGCGACGGCGGTGCGGGCGGGGCCTGA
- a CDS encoding helicase-associated domain-containing protein — MTNLDAVEGLDAVTRSLARRTPEQLAALLTRHAEPLARRPAPTELRGLAQALWSYETLHHLVLHLDHPRLQVLAATARISQERAGRDAPGPAAPAPGADYQSLMAHQLSFAHLATEPVPPEDVLAALGAASPGPARTAAESALRHLCDDGLAARTEDGTIVVPPRAPQLLAAHDLGPFLAHAPQPAPEGPATPGAPAAPVPPTSPHDESRAAAATLAATADRLLAALATQPAALRKSGGLAVREIKRLAKAAGATEPHTRLLLDLALAADLIALTRSPSGITALPTGAYDDWLGLPPGARLAPLLAAWSGLWDIPTHTPAGETPTALVRGHDRHAPALRHALLAALAAFPPGGGTPLPPLPFTEPPRQETGTRTPWEDLLGAADWHRPLAVTRQPVAGERAAHTLHEAACLGLVAHGTLTPLGRALLADPSSLDEPLGDLLPPLLEQAHFQADLTAVVPGRPAAALQALLTAAADRESEGHAVTWRFTPRSVRRALDAGHRAETLLDDLTRASATGTLPQPLGYLVQDAARSHGRMRVLPAACCIRSDDEALVEELAAHRALRDLGLRAIAPTVLVSSRPPAATLDALRAAGYAPALESDTGTTTVERLPAHRAKAPAPPRNSHAPLALAHRLLGLPAPSGEATTAG, encoded by the coding sequence ATGACTAACCTCGACGCCGTGGAAGGTCTCGATGCTGTCACCCGATCCCTCGCCCGGCGCACCCCCGAGCAGCTCGCCGCGCTCCTCACCCGGCACGCCGAACCGCTCGCCCGCCGGCCCGCCCCCACCGAACTCCGCGGCCTGGCCCAGGCGTTGTGGTCCTACGAAACCCTCCACCACCTGGTGCTGCATCTCGACCACCCCCGGCTCCAGGTGCTCGCCGCCACCGCCCGCATCAGCCAGGAGCGGGCCGGGCGTGACGCCCCGGGCCCCGCCGCCCCGGCCCCGGGCGCCGACTACCAGTCCCTGATGGCGCACCAGCTGTCCTTCGCGCATCTGGCCACCGAACCCGTTCCGCCCGAGGACGTCCTCGCCGCCCTCGGGGCCGCCTCACCCGGCCCTGCGCGCACCGCCGCCGAATCCGCCTTGCGCCACCTCTGCGACGACGGACTCGCTGCGCGGACCGAGGACGGCACGATCGTCGTGCCGCCGCGCGCCCCGCAGCTCCTGGCCGCCCACGACCTCGGCCCGTTCCTCGCACACGCCCCGCAGCCCGCGCCGGAAGGCCCCGCCACCCCCGGGGCGCCGGCCGCACCCGTCCCCCCGACCTCGCCGCACGACGAATCCCGCGCCGCCGCGGCGACCCTCGCCGCCACTGCCGACCGTCTGCTGGCCGCCTTGGCGACGCAGCCCGCCGCGCTGCGCAAGTCGGGCGGGCTGGCCGTACGGGAGATCAAACGGCTGGCCAAGGCGGCCGGCGCCACCGAACCGCACACCCGCCTCCTCCTCGACCTCGCCCTGGCAGCCGACCTGATCGCGCTGACCCGTAGCCCGTCCGGCATCACCGCACTGCCCACCGGCGCCTACGACGACTGGCTCGGCCTCCCACCCGGCGCGCGCCTCGCCCCGCTCCTGGCCGCCTGGTCGGGACTGTGGGACATCCCCACCCACACCCCGGCCGGCGAGACCCCGACCGCACTGGTCCGTGGCCACGACCGGCACGCCCCCGCCCTCCGGCACGCGCTCCTCGCCGCCCTGGCCGCCTTCCCTCCCGGCGGGGGCACCCCACTTCCGCCGCTGCCGTTCACGGAGCCCCCACGGCAGGAGACGGGAACCCGCACCCCGTGGGAGGACCTGCTCGGGGCCGCGGACTGGCACCGCCCCCTCGCCGTCACCCGCCAGCCGGTGGCCGGGGAACGCGCCGCCCACACCCTCCACGAGGCCGCCTGTCTGGGGCTGGTCGCCCACGGCACCCTCACCCCCCTCGGCCGGGCGCTGCTCGCCGACCCGAGCTCCCTCGACGAGCCGCTGGGCGATCTGCTCCCGCCGCTCCTCGAACAGGCCCACTTCCAGGCCGACCTGACCGCTGTCGTGCCCGGCCGTCCCGCCGCCGCGCTCCAGGCACTGCTCACCGCCGCGGCCGACCGGGAATCCGAAGGCCACGCCGTGACCTGGCGCTTCACCCCCCGCTCCGTACGCCGTGCGCTCGACGCCGGCCACCGCGCCGAAACCCTCCTCGACGACCTCACCCGCGCCTCGGCGACCGGCACACTGCCGCAACCGCTCGGCTACCTCGTCCAGGACGCCGCCCGCTCCCACGGTCGGATGCGTGTCCTGCCCGCCGCCTGCTGCATCCGCTCCGACGACGAGGCTCTGGTCGAAGAGCTGGCCGCGCACCGTGCCCTGCGTGACCTCGGGCTGCGGGCCATCGCCCCGACCGTCCTGGTGAGCAGCCGGCCGCCGGCCGCCACCCTGGACGCGCTGCGCGCCGCGGGCTACGCGCCGGCCCTGGAATCCGACACCGGCACCACCACCGTCGAACGCCTCCCCGCCCACCGGGCCAAGGCCCCCGCTCCTCCCCGAAATTCCCACGCACCGCTCGCCCTCGCCCACCGCCTCCTGGGGCTGCCGGCACCCTCCGGGGAGGCCACCACGGCCGGGTGA
- a CDS encoding DUF6343 family protein: MRTGNEPLQARSPLRIRCGLALWGLLWAIAGTVAFVDTGRPEWAAACAALALVAAADLAVVIRHIHQGPHYQPGKDIPPYAPDRGRNDAFGIRKGPGRRRDSRP; this comes from the coding sequence ATGCGTACGGGAAATGAGCCCCTTCAGGCACGCAGCCCGCTGAGAATCCGCTGCGGACTGGCGCTGTGGGGATTGCTGTGGGCGATCGCCGGAACCGTGGCCTTCGTCGATACCGGGCGACCGGAGTGGGCGGCGGCATGCGCGGCGCTGGCCCTGGTGGCGGCCGCGGACCTGGCCGTGGTGATCCGCCACATCCACCAGGGACCGCACTACCAGCCGGGAAAGGACATACCGCCGTACGCCCCCGACCGAGGGCGCAACGACGCGTTCGGCATACGGAAAGGACCCGGCAGGAGACGGGACAGCAGGCCGTAA
- a CDS encoding UvrD-helicase domain-containing protein — protein sequence MYIPTPEQSAAAEAFPTGAHLVIQADAGTGKTTTLAMLARTARRQGRSGRYLAFNRAVARHAARTFPAEVSCGTAHSLAYTAVGKRYQARMNAPRRAGWRTGAALGIDEDMTVPIGARKVTHKALSYTVLRTVTRFCQSADREIAPHHVPPLRGAESAPLHAQLAALALPYARKAWADLQHPDHGVVRFEHDHYLKMWALREPVIPVDFLLLDEAQDTSPVVEQVFTAQRDHAQLVLVGDSAQAIYGWRGARDIMTGFDGRQLSLSRSFRFGPALAAEANRWLTIVGAPIRLTGSPCRETELRRAPAPEAILCRTNVGAMVEVILQLAADRRVALAGGGQALGALARAAYDLEAGRRTGHPELMLFETWAELREYAEFDPAGRDLLPLAELVDEHGTEALLQALDQLSPEDSAEVTVSTAHRAKGREWESVRVADDFTGPDDLDEPGEDGTPLPGPVDLDEARLAYVAVTRARSLLDIGGLSWINSHPAGDPLPTSFPGPRPTGGKHAEQPVAGAERPAHNGERGTGER from the coding sequence ATGTACATCCCCACGCCCGAACAATCCGCCGCGGCAGAGGCCTTTCCGACCGGAGCGCATCTGGTGATCCAGGCCGACGCCGGAACCGGCAAGACGACCACCCTCGCCATGCTCGCCCGCACCGCGCGGCGACAGGGCCGATCAGGCCGGTACCTCGCCTTCAACAGAGCGGTCGCGCGCCATGCCGCGCGCACATTCCCCGCCGAAGTGTCCTGCGGAACCGCCCACTCCCTCGCCTACACCGCCGTGGGCAAGCGCTACCAGGCACGCATGAACGCCCCTCGGCGCGCAGGATGGCGCACGGGCGCCGCCCTGGGCATCGACGAGGACATGACCGTCCCCATCGGCGCACGCAAGGTGACCCACAAGGCGCTCTCCTACACGGTCCTGCGCACCGTCACCCGCTTCTGCCAGTCGGCCGACCGAGAGATCGCGCCCCATCACGTCCCGCCCCTGCGCGGAGCCGAATCCGCGCCGCTGCACGCACAACTCGCCGCTCTCGCCCTGCCCTACGCGCGCAAGGCCTGGGCCGACCTGCAGCATCCGGACCACGGCGTCGTCCGCTTCGAGCACGACCACTACCTCAAGATGTGGGCGCTGCGCGAGCCCGTCATCCCGGTGGACTTCCTGCTCCTGGACGAGGCACAGGACACCAGCCCCGTGGTCGAGCAGGTCTTCACGGCCCAGCGCGACCACGCACAACTGGTGCTGGTCGGAGACTCGGCCCAGGCCATCTACGGCTGGCGCGGCGCCCGCGACATCATGACCGGGTTCGACGGCCGGCAGCTCAGTCTCTCCCGGTCGTTCCGCTTCGGTCCCGCGCTTGCCGCCGAGGCCAATCGCTGGCTCACCATCGTCGGCGCCCCGATCCGGCTCACCGGATCGCCCTGCCGGGAGACGGAGTTACGCAGGGCTCCCGCGCCGGAGGCGATCCTGTGCCGGACAAATGTGGGAGCGATGGTGGAGGTGATACTGCAGCTGGCGGCGGACCGCCGGGTCGCCCTCGCCGGCGGCGGCCAAGCACTCGGCGCTCTCGCCCGCGCCGCATACGATCTCGAGGCCGGCCGCCGCACCGGCCACCCCGAGCTGATGCTCTTCGAGACCTGGGCCGAACTGCGCGAGTACGCCGAGTTCGACCCGGCCGGACGGGACCTGCTCCCCTTGGCGGAGCTCGTCGACGAGCACGGCACGGAGGCGCTGCTCCAGGCCCTGGACCAGCTCTCCCCCGAGGACTCCGCCGAGGTGACGGTGTCCACGGCGCACCGAGCCAAAGGCCGGGAGTGGGAAAGCGTGCGCGTCGCGGACGATTTCACGGGGCCCGACGACCTCGACGAGCCCGGCGAGGACGGGACCCCGCTGCCCGGCCCGGTCGACCTCGACGAGGCGCGCCTGGCCTACGTCGCCGTGACCCGTGCCCGCTCGCTCCTCGACATCGGCGGACTCTCCTGGATCAACAGCCACCCCGCCGGCGACCCGCTCCCCACCTCGTTCCCCGGCCCGCGCCCCACTGGAGGGAAACACGCAGAACAGCCGGTGGCGGGCGCGGAACGACCAGCGCACAACGGGGAAAGAGGTACCGGAGAAAGGTGA